In Cupriavidus basilensis, one genomic interval encodes:
- a CDS encoding F0F1 ATP synthase subunit C, whose translation MDSLTIIAVASIAMAGLCTGFGCMGPALAEGRAVATALTSLAQQPDASATITRTLFVGLAMIESTAIYCFVVSMILIFANPFWNAAIARAVAR comes from the coding sequence ATGGACAGCCTGACAATCATCGCGGTGGCATCGATCGCCATGGCCGGCCTTTGCACCGGCTTCGGCTGCATGGGGCCCGCGCTCGCGGAAGGCCGGGCGGTAGCGACGGCGCTGACGTCGCTGGCGCAGCAGCCCGATGCATCGGCCACGATCACGCGCACGCTCTTCGTCGGCCTGGCGATGATCGAGTCGACGGCGATCTACTGCTTCGTCGTCTCGATGATCCTGATCTTTGCCAACCCCTTCTGGAACGCCGCCATCGCCCGCGCGGTGGCCAGGTAA